The following nucleotide sequence is from Oscillospiraceae bacterium.
CGGTTATGCAAGAAAATATCCCGTGTCGACCCCCAATATCGACGCAATCGGCCGCGAAGGGGTTTGTTTCAACAACGCCTATGCTCCGACGCCGGTCTGCGCGCCCGCGCGCCAGTCATTTTTATCCGGGCGCAGGGCTGAGGCCATCGGCGCTCTGCACAATTATAATTTTATCCCGACCAAGACGCTGATGCCCGAGGATTTTCACTTTGTCAAGGGATTAAAATCGGCGGGGTATACAACTTCGTTTGTCGGTCAATGGGATGGCTCGGTGCGTCCTATTGACGAATTCGGGTTCGATCAAGTTCGGCTCGGCAAGGAATATGCCGCATATATTAAAGAAAAATATCCCGATGTGAAATATCACAACTCGTGGTTTGGAGAACATAATCCGATACCGCTCGAAGACAGCCGCACCCATTGGTATGCCGCCCGAGCTTGTGAGCAGATTCAAATGCTTGCAAATTCTGAAAAGCCGTGGTTTCTGTGGATGGACGGGGTCGATCCGCATCTGCCGTGCCGGCCGTCAAGCCCGTTTTTCGAGCGGTACAAGCCCGAGGACGCTGTGATCTGGGACGGGTTCGGCGACCGGTTTATCGACAAACCCTATATCCACCGACAGCAGCTTTTGAACTGGCGGCTCGAAAGCAAGACATGGGAGAACTGGGCGCCGACCGTCGCGGCTTATTATTCAATGATCTCGCAGGTGGACGATGCGTTCGGGCGTGTGATCGATGCGCTCAAAGACAGCGGTCAATACGACGATACGCTGGTAATCTACACCTCCGACCACGGCGATATGTGCGGAAGCCACGGGATGATTGACAAACACTACATCCTCTGGGATGATGTGATTCGTGTTCCGCTCGTGATGCGGCTGCCCGGAAAAATCGAACCGGGTACGGTCTGTGATGATTTTGTCAGCAATGCGCTGGATCTGTTACCGACGCTCGCCGAAATCGCCGGTTTTGAAGTGCCCGGGAATGCGATCGGAACATCGTTATTCGACACCGAAGACAGGGATGACTGCGCCGTCTGCGCTTCCGGCGGACAACAGTTCGGCGCGTTTACGCAGCGGTGCATCCGCACAAGAACGCATAAATACATTTGGAACCTGACCGATATCGACGAGTTATATGATTTGAAAAAAGATCCGGGCGAGCTGCATAATTTGATCAAGCGGCCTGACCATGCGTCTTTGGTCTCGCTGATGCGCAAAAAGATGAAAGCCGAATTGGTGCGCTGCGGCGATCCCTATGCCAAGGCGGGGTGGCTGGCAAGACAGCTCGACGAGGATGTCAAGCTTGTTTGAGCGGTGCCGGCAAGCGTAAAGTATAATATGTAAAGTTTAAAGTTACAATATATTTAAATTGTAAAGGCGAACTTTGTTCGCCTTTGTTTTTCATGGAAATATATGCATCAAAACGGGCGAACGCAGTTCCTCCCTACACGATTTTTTACGTTTTTGCGGTATTCTACGATATATTTAAGCCTTTGATTTGAATAAATCCGTGCTGAGATATTTTTCTCCCCGGTCGGCGAAAACCACGACAACAAAGCCCTCGTCGATTTCCTTGATGCATTCGAGCGCGGCGAGCATTGCCGCACCGCTGCTCATTCCGACGAAGATCCCCTCTTCGCGGACGATCGACCTGGACATCGCAAAGGCGGCTTCGGACTCGATCATCACCGATTTGTCGATTTTTGTCGAGTCGTAAATTTCGGGGACAATCGCCTCCTGCATGTTTTTCAAGCCCTGGATATAATGCCCGCGAACCGGCTGCGCTTCGACAATCCGGATTGCGGGATTTTTGCTTTTCAAACCCATTCCCACGCCCATAATCGTGCCCGAAGTGCCGAGCGCGGAGACAAAATGGGTGACTTTGCCGGCGGTGTCTTCCCAGATCTCGTTGGCGGTCGTATAATAGTGGGCGAGTTTGTTGTATTCGTTTGAAAACTGGTTCGGCATAAAATACGCGTCCGGGTGGCTTTGGGTTAATTCGTGCGCTTTCCGGATGGCACCGTCCGTACCCTGCGAGGATTCGGTCAGAATGATTTGCGCTCCGAACGCCTCAATCATTTTTCGGCGCTCGACGGAGACCGCTTCGCTCATCACGATAACGACCTTATAACCCTTGACGGCGCCGATCATCGCAAGTCCGATGCCTGTGTTGCCGGATGTGGGTTCGATGATGGTTTTATTTTTCGTGAGGACGCCGCTTTCTTCGGCCTGTTCGATCATTTTCAGGGCGATCCGGTCTTTAATGCTGCCGGTGGGGTTGAAACCTTCTATTTTTGCATACAGCGGGATTTGGGGTTTGGGATTGAGCCGGTTGATGCGCACAAGAGGAGTGCGTCCGATGGTGTCAAGGATGTTATCGTACATTCGCGTTGTCCTTTCGGTTTTTTAAGTGTAAATGACATGGTTTCGCAGGGGAGCGAAATCCGCATGGTAGTCTGTGCGAAGTCCATGTGATGACAGAGACAGAGACATCCCTGACGCTCCGCGTGCCGTAAGGAATGGTTGCGCGGAAGGCCAATAGCCGCCTCTATATGGATTTAATGCGTTTTTTTCGGCGGATTAAAACGATGGTGATGATGACCACCGCAATCAATAGAAGCAGTCCACCGGCAGCCATCAGGACATAACTTTGAATCATAAAGCCTTGGGTTGACGCCAAAAATGCCGGAAGAGGCGCTTCGACCAGGTCTTTATAATAAAGCACTTCGGTAGTATAAGAAAGAGTCGATTCATCGATGGTCACAACGCGCGCCCCGTGTTTATCGCCGTTGCCGTAAATATAAAAGCTCAGCCCCGGTGTCATCACGAGATCGATGCCCCGGTCTGTGACGATGAAATCATTGACATGGTCGTGTCCGAAAAATGCCGCTTTAATATCCCCGGTCTCGGTCCATGTGTCAAATTCGCCGCCGTTTATGACCGGAGGGCAAGGGCCTTCGCCGAGAGTTCCGGAAAGCGTATACTGTGGGTTGAGCATATAATACTTGTCCTGCCATGCGTCGATTCCGCGGACAGAACCCTTGGTATCTTTCGGGACAACGCTGAGCATATCATAAACCTCGGGAACTATAATATGCTGGAAGGCGAAAGCCGGCAATTTATTTCCGTATTGAGCGGTCAGTCGGGATGAGGTTTGTTTGTACCAGTCGAGCTGATCTTTTCCGACGCAGGCATAAGTCCCCGCGCCGGTCGTGTCATATGTACCGCTGTCAAAAAACCACAGCACGCACTTCGGTGTGCCGTCAATGCCGTTTACTGTCAGATAATAGTTGCCGCAGCCGGTTATCGGCTCGCCATCTACGGCCAAACAGCAGGGGAAGGACTGATAATAAGCCATTTGCGTCTCTTTGGAAATGCCGCCCTCGTCGTCATGGTTGCCGAAGACGATCGCAAACTGCAGCCCACGATCGACTACCGGATTTATAATCGCATCAATGGCTTTTTTTGTAGCTTCGAGGTCATCTCCGATCGAGGGTGAATGGATCATATCACCCAAAAAGACCACGAGATCGGGTTTTGCTTCGTCGAGCGAGGCGTTCAGCAGATCGAGCATCGCCTTCTGCGGGTGGTCGGTATCCTGCGGGTCGGCAAGAATCAATATTTTATATTGGCCGTCTTTGAAATTCAAAGTCTCGGCGCCGAGAGACAGAAATAGCCCTGCACAAAGCAGAA
It contains:
- a CDS encoding sulfatase-like hydrolase/transferase, which translates into the protein MKQPNILFFLADQHRYDCTGYARKYPVSTPNIDAIGREGVCFNNAYAPTPVCAPARQSFLSGRRAEAIGALHNYNFIPTKTLMPEDFHFVKGLKSAGYTTSFVGQWDGSVRPIDEFGFDQVRLGKEYAAYIKEKYPDVKYHNSWFGEHNPIPLEDSRTHWYAARACEQIQMLANSEKPWFLWMDGVDPHLPCRPSSPFFERYKPEDAVIWDGFGDRFIDKPYIHRQQLLNWRLESKTWENWAPTVAAYYSMISQVDDAFGRVIDALKDSGQYDDTLVIYTSDHGDMCGSHGMIDKHYILWDDVIRVPLVMRLPGKIEPGTVCDDFVSNALDLLPTLAEIAGFEVPGNAIGTSLFDTEDRDDCAVCASGGQQFGAFTQRCIRTRTHKYIWNLTDIDELYDLKKDPGELHNLIKRPDHASLVSLMRKKMKAELVRCGDPYAKAGWLARQLDEDVKLV
- a CDS encoding cysteine synthase family protein — its product is MYDNILDTIGRTPLVRINRLNPKPQIPLYAKIEGFNPTGSIKDRIALKMIEQAEESGVLTKNKTIIEPTSGNTGIGLAMIGAVKGYKVVIVMSEAVSVERRKMIEAFGAQIILTESSQGTDGAIRKAHELTQSHPDAYFMPNQFSNEYNKLAHYYTTANEIWEDTAGKVTHFVSALGTSGTIMGVGMGLKSKNPAIRIVEAQPVRGHYIQGLKNMQEAIVPEIYDSTKIDKSVMIESEAAFAMSRSIVREEGIFVGMSSGAAMLAALECIKEIDEGFVVVVFADRGEKYLSTDLFKSKA
- a CDS encoding metallophosphoesterase family protein; the encoded protein is MKKVLAYFFSLLLCAGLFLSLGAETLNFKDGQYKILILADPQDTDHPQKAMLDLLNASLDEAKPDLVVFLGDMIHSPSIGDDLEATKKAIDAIINPVVDRGLQFAIVFGNHDDEGGISKETQMAYYQSFPCCLAVDGEPITGCGNYYLTVNGIDGTPKCVLWFFDSGTYDTTGAGTYACVGKDQLDWYKQTSSRLTAQYGNKLPAFAFQHIIVPEVYDMLSVVPKDTKGSVRGIDAWQDKYYMLNPQYTLSGTLGEGPCPPVINGGEFDTWTETGDIKAAFFGHDHVNDFIVTDRGIDLVMTPGLSFYIYGNGDKHGARVVTIDESTLSYTTEVLYYKDLVEAPLPAFLASTQGFMIQSYVLMAAGGLLLLIAVVIITIVLIRRKKRIKSI